The Zootoca vivipara chromosome 4, rZooViv1.1, whole genome shotgun sequence genome has a segment encoding these proteins:
- the ERCC5 gene encoding DNA excision repair protein ERCC-5: MGVQGLWKLLECSGRPINPETLEGKILAVDISIWLNQAVKGARDRHGNSTHNAHLLTLFHRLCKLLFFRIRPVFVFDGEAPLLKRQTLAKRRQRKEIAAADSKKTSEKLLKTFLKKQAIKSVLAGKSEAAFPSLSEIRREEIDDIYVLPSLQEDAKNSSDEEDEKEWEERMTQKKILQEELCENPHSVDVDSEDFLSLPPEVKHEILTDMKEFTKRRRTLFEAMPEESSDFSQYQLKGLLKKSSLNRHIEKVQKEMNEQHSGQIQSQYEDDGGFLKEVETRRVVSEDTSHYILIKGLQSKGDAPRDMKTKSASPSSAGSQDSESRGNIKEAQVNRKPPLEDVIKAEPTTSSSLAPPSPRTVLAIQAAMLGSSSEEELEGDNKDRLDLDEGRSSAHSDASNMSPRTLRAIQNALCEDEEDEEDAEASFCIPTGGSRVERPPAKDILASSSDEEGQVPEDRHEKEPPFLSVGHSEGKLISQDSELGQRKLLLEKDQSVPEIACTPFMEKAPVADKEKGGMEALTSTTGTTSGEDEGMDSGTERQEELSAQTPSVVPSHSNFAEVAENGKAEHLVELVQKSGKKASEGQQRALPFTSEIENLNRERKELQSQSEESDSDGSFIEVDAEVSGEPQDETSEVSLASAEQEEEGLSAEDMKGADERPMGSLTEDAGEDSELSVQQDAEIEGKEDAVNEWQDISMEELEVLETNLSAEQNALKAQKQQQERIAATVTGQMFLESQELLRLFGIPYIEAPMEAEAQCAILDLTDQTSGTITDDSDIWLFGARHVYKNFFTQNKYVEYYQYVDFQNQLGLDRNKLINLAYLLGSDYTEGIPTVGCVTAMEILNEFPGRGMEPLLKLVEWWAEAQKYNKTRPNPHDTKVKKKLRQLQLAPGFPNPAVAEAYLHPVVDESKGLFVWGRPDVEQIREFCQSRFGWTKLKTDEVLLPVLKQLNAQQTQLRIDSFFRSAQHEKQAIKSQRLRRAVTCMRRKEKEEEQNEVLQATAVMEQEPKWRKGKDPVRGAKQGLAGTQGRRGKRRKTPQPKGEGCGGGGFVGEVQLSEAESSSDSSSEESEKEASKRCKKGGNALVLEADTASHEARLELEAKRDEVGNSSSSAEEEKPLVTARPVFEGKKARGKSSRGRRKK; the protein is encoded by the exons ATGGGAGTTCAAGGACTTTGGAAGCTGCTGGAGTGCTCTGGAAGACCCATAAACCCAGAAACGTTGGAAGGAAAAATCCTTGCTGTTG ATATCAGCATTTGGCTAAATCAAGCTGTGAAAGGGGCAAGGGACCGCCATGGAAATTCCACCCACAATGCCCACCTTCTCACTTTGTTTCACCGACTTTGCAAGCTGCTGTTCTTTCGAATTCGCCCTGTCTTTGTTTTTGATGGTGAAGCACCACTTTTGAAGAGGCAAACTTTG GCTAAGCGAAGACAACGGAAAGAAATTGCAGCCGCTGACTCCAAGAAAACATCAGAGAAGCTTTTGAAAACTTTTCTGAAAAAACAAGCTATCAAATCTGTTCTGGCAGGCAAGAG tgAGGCTGCATTCCCTAGCCTTTCAGAAATACGAAGAGAAGAAATAGATGATATTTATGTATTACCTTCTTTACAAGAAGATGCAAAGAACAG TTCTGATGAAGAAGATGAAAAGGAATGGGAGGAGAGAATGACTCAGAAAAAGATACTGCAA GAAGAATTGTGTGAAAACCCTCATTCTGTAGATGTTGACTCAGAAGATTTCCTGAGCTTGCCCCCTGAAGTAAAGCATGAGATCCTCACCGACATGAAGGAATTCACAAAACGAAGGAGGACGTTGTTTGAGGCAATGCCAGAG GAGTCCAGTGACTTCTCCCAGTATCAGCTCAAGGGATTGCTTAAGAAAAGCAGTTTGAATCGGCACATAGAAAAGGTGCAGAAGGAGATGAATGAACAGCACTCGGGCCAAATCCAGAGCCAGTACGAAGATGACGGGGGCTTCTTGAAGGAAGTGGAAACCAGGAGGGTTGTCTCGGAAGACACCTCTCACTATATCCTAATAAAAG GTCTCCAATCCAAAGGCGATGCCCCCAGAGATATGAAAACAAAGTCTGCCAGCCCTTCTTCTGCAGGGTCTCAAGATTCAGAGTCTAGAGGGAATATTAAGGAGGCTCAGGTTAACAGGAAGCCCCCTCTAGAGGATGTCATAAAGGCCGAACCAACCACCAGTTCTTCTCTAGCTCCTCCTTCTCCCAGAACTGTTCTTGCTATCCAAGCTGCCATGCTGGGAAGCAGTTCAGAAGAGGAGCTGGAAGGCGACAACAAAGATCGGCTTGATTTGGATGAAGGCAGGTCCAGCGCTCATTCTGATGCCAGCAACATGTCCCCAAGGACACTGAGGGCTATTCAGAATGCTTTATGTGAGGacgaggaggatgaggaggatgCTGAAGCATCATTTTGCATCCCCACTGGTGGCAGTCGAGTGGAGAGACCTCCTGCGAAGGATATTCTTGCCAGTAGCTCGGATGAGGAGGGCCAAGTACCTGAAGATCGGCATGAAAAAGAGCCTCCATTTTTATCTGTCGGGCATTCAGAAGGCAAACTCATTAGCCAAGACAGTGAATTGGGTCAAAGGAAACTCCTGTTGGAGAAGGATCAGAGCGTACCTGAAATCGCATGCACTCCTTTTATGGAAAAAGCACCTGTGGCCgataaggaaaaaggaggaatgGAAGCCTTGACTTCCACAACAGGCACAACTTCTGGGGAAGACGAAGGTATGGATAGTGGCACAGAGCGGCAAGAAGAGCTTTCGGCGCAGACTCCATCAGTTGTCCCAAGCCATTCAAACTTTGCAGAGGTAGCCGAAAATGGCAAAGCTGAACATTTAGTGGAATTGGTTCAGAAGTCAGGAAAAAAGGCCTCTGAAGGGCAGCAGCGGGCACTCCCTTTTACTTCAGAAATCGAAAACCTTAACCGAGAAAGAAAGGAACTTCAATCACAGTCTGAAGAGAGTGATTCTGATG GTAGCTTCATTGAAGTGGATGCCGAAGTGAGTGGTGAACCTCAGGACGAAACATCAGAGGTGTCCCTTGCTTCCgctgaacaggaggaggaaggattgTCTGCAGAGGATATGAAAGGGGCGGACGAACGTCCCATGGGCAGCCTAACAGAAGACGCTGGCGAGGATTCAGAGTTGTCTGTGCAACAGGATGCTGAAATCGAAGGCAAGGAAGATGCAGTTAACGAATGGCAGGATATTAGTATG GAGGAGTTGGAAGTCTTGGAAACAAACCTTTCTGCTGAGCAAAATGCTCTAAAGGCTCAGAAGCAACAGCAGGAGCGTATTGCTGCCACTGTGACAGGACAGATGTTCTTAGAAAGTCAG GAACTTCTGCGCCTCTTTGGCATTCCATACATCGAAGCCCCTATGGAGGCAGAGGCTCAATGTGCCATCTTAGACCTCACTGATCAAACCTCAGGGACAATCACCGATGACAGTGACATTTGGTTGTTCGGAGCACGACATGTGTATAAAAACTTCTTCACTCAAAACAAGTACGTGGAATATTACCAGTACGTGGATTTCCAGAATCAGCTAG GCTTGGATCGGAACAAGTTAATTAATCTAGCCTATCTGCTCGGTAGTGATTACACAGAAGGAATTCCTACTGTTGGCTGTGTAACAGCAATGGAGATCTTGAATGAATTTCCTGGACGAGGAATGGAGCCTCTCTTAAAACTTGT GGAATGGTGGGCCGAggctcagaagtacaataaaACGCGTCCCAATCCGCATGACACCAAAGTGAAGAAAAAATTGCGGCAATTGCAGCTTGCACCCGGTTTTCCAAATCCTGCAGTAGCAGAGGCTTATCTGCATCCCGTGGTGGATGAGTCGAAAGGATTATTCGTTTGGGGAAGACCTGATGTGGAACAGATAAGAGA ATTTTGCCAAAGTCGTTTTGGCTGGACCAAGTTGAAAACAGACGAAGTCCTGTTGCCTGTCCTCAAGCAGCTGAATGCGCAGCAG ACTCAGCTCCGTATCGACTCCTTCTTCAGATCAGCACAACACGAGAAGCAAGCCATCAAGAGTCAGAGGCTTCGCCGGGCTGTGACTTGcatgaggaggaaagagaaggaagaagagcaaAACGAAGTCCTGCAGGCTACTGCAGTCATGGAGCAAGAACCTAAGTGGAGGAAAGGGAAGGATCCTGTTCGAGGTGCAAAGCAAGGACTGGCTGGAACACAGGGCCGGCGGGGCAAGAGGAGAAAAACCCCACAACCGAAAGGGGAGGGTTGTGGAGGGGGAGGCTTCGTAGGGGAGGTTCAGCTCTCGGAGGCTGAATCGTCCAGCGACTCTTCGTCCGAAGAGTCGGAGAAGGAAGCCTCCAAAAGGTGCAAAAAGGGAGGAAATGCCCTGGTGCTTGAAGCAGACACAGCCAGTCACGAAGCCAGATTGGAGCTTGAAGCCAAGCGGGATGAAGTGGGGAACAGCAGCTCTAGTGCCGAGGAAGAAAAGCCTCTGGTTACAGCTAGGCCTGTATTTGAGGGCAAGAAGGCAAGGGGCAAGTCTTCCAGGGGAAGACGTAAGAAATAG
- the LOC118085661 gene encoding protein-lysine methyltransferase METTL21E has product MESHSLQPKHLGSDEKSRKPDNKKGPNGDEQIVAEIMGRCFSPSLITTQAWEGFHFVGHKIKITESTDCYGAVVWPSALVICHFLETNMKSYNLVDKNVIEIGAGTGLVSIVASFLGARVVATDLPELLGNLRYNLLKNTKTKCKHEPQAKELFWGVDLEKNFPRASCQFDYILAADVVYHHPYLNELLLTFDHLCKDNTVIIWAMKFRLEKENQFVDRFKKLFDLEVIADLPSLNITLFKAKRRHKAKGPSLFPP; this is encoded by the exons ATGGAATCCCATTCATTGCAACCCAAGCATCTTGGATCAGATGAAAAATCCAGAAAGCCAGACAACAAAAAAG GACCAAACGGAGATGAACAGATAGTCGCCGAGATCATGGGAAGGTGTTTCTCCCCTTCGCTGATAACCACCCAAGCCTGGGAAGGGTTCCATTTTGTTGGCCACAAGATAAAGATCACGGAATCCACCGACTGCTATGGAGCTGTCGTCTGGCCTTCG GCTCTCGTTATCTGCCACTTTTTGGAAACTAACATGAAATCTTATAACCTGGTTGACAAAAATGTCATTGAAATTGGAGCTGGGACAGGCCTGGTCTCGATAGTAGCCAGTTTCCTTG GTGCACGTGTGGTTGCCACCGATTTGCCTGAATTGCTGGGGAACCTTCGATACAACCTTCTCAAAAACACAAAGACCAAATGCAAGCATGAACCCCAGGCAAAGGAACTGTTTTGGGGGGTCGACCTGGAGAAGAATTTCCCCAGGGCCTCATGCCAGTTTGACTACATCCTGGCGGCCGATGTTGTGTACCACCACCCTTACCTGAATGAGCTACTCCTTACCTTCGACCACTTGTGCAAGGACAACACTGTCATCATCTGGGCCATGAAGTTCCGACTGGAGAAGGAAAACCAGTTTGTGGACAGATTCAAGAAACTGTTTGACCTGGAGGTTATAGCTGATCTCCCCAGCTTAAACATAACCCTGTTTAAGGCAAAGAGAAGGCACAAAGCGAAAGGGCCTTCCCTTTTCCCACCCTGA